A single region of the Hylaeus volcanicus isolate JK05 chromosome 5, UHH_iyHylVolc1.0_haploid, whole genome shotgun sequence genome encodes:
- the LOC128877543 gene encoding uncharacterized protein LOC128877543: MATYLKRTSKLFDISLSQPSVDISLRDLICPVCCSILIEPVTLPCTHNLCLRCLKGTFEHNSLTCPLCRVRVGSWLRTATKTETLINNGLWELIRTKFPKEVEDKYNGDEGDIELDAGLNAANKILSAAGEIRREYEVQLQMAEEEMRCQRKAEQMASEALIRKIQEDEQQQQLAQLAQDQMLAKSLAKKQIVEKHKDISKYYNDYPSTSNSSFQMSKFNVAAMAEASPHRAKYHSSECEKETISEHLDGSGLRRQNIALISKIRAERYASSIKNNDSSSECNDPLAKFCCQKPIPIYNVISRTLKHQAVTKMIEPCTSNCPAEPGTSSSKIYGTQSKEELNVPNDVVNSKKKSLGVEVCVTLGDDDERMGSAESAGSHDSINQEIHHFKPIKAMPRTPLKTSTDGRQIDPKLIRVVPVLKRISNVIPKPPSQARLKRIIGCSWSAFRGKTKQSSKEKEAHKEDAKGIEQKPSTSYNQSQLVPSKLTKSQTHDSIRKIDFVSDPSFEPNKSYAKGTNRIINGTKVSKKLTLDEHMDVEKIQKSWKPHVRNGMVCKSKRQRNLWIKKDARGASKYVDDTEARNSTSSSASVKMSSPCDEEFEMPEEDVTMENIAERIKRRKVNDKKKGRTSSLNLEPEVVAKRTTRKRLCRKEELEYKMTDDVTVQKRSRTKFTRIALSKSKQRRACRAKQSSTESSEKSDASVGSTCNIARKATRKSRRANSSSVNSEQDNNYNSSESCSETQECVTENNNTTELEMNLQKGALTDEEIIKEQERMERLVIQEKEDFELAQRLQAKFDEMERIAGRTRRSKKAIESETVELDLYKINVGRSVQKAMDPHTAKPSILNHTVTTEAKKRGRPPKRVK; the protein is encoded by the exons ATGGCGACGTATTTGAAGCGAACGTCAAAACTGTTTGATATTTCTTTGTCACAGCCATCGGTGGATATTAGCCTGCGAGATTTGATATGTCCGGTGTGCTGTAGTATACTGATCGAGCCAGTAACGTTACCGTGTACGCACAATCTCTGTTTAAGATGCCTGAAAGGTACATTCGAGCACAATAGTCTGACCTGTCCTCTCTGTAGAGTACGGGTCGGTTCTTGGCTACGTACGGCGACCAAAACCGAAACATTGATCAATAACGGTCTCTGGGAATTAATACGAACCAAGTTCCCGAAGGAGGTCGAGGATAAATACAACGGCGACGAGGGAGATATCGAATTGGATGCTG GTCTCAACGCAGCCAACAAAATACTTAGTGCAGCTGGTGAGATACGCCGGGAATATGAAGTGCAACTTCAAATGGCTGAGGAGGAAATGCGATGTCAAAGGAAGGCTGAACAGATGGCCAGCGAGGCTTTGATTCGTAAGATTCAAGAGGACGAGCAGCAACAACAGTTGGCTCAATTAGCTCAAGATCAAATGCTGGCCAAGTCTTTGGCGAAGAAGCAAATCGTGGAGAAGCACAAAGACATctctaaatattataacgatTATCCTAGTACGTCTAATAGTTCTTTCCAAATGTCTAAATTCAATGTCGCCGCTATGGCCGAGGCGAGTCCGCACAGAGCGAAGTATCACAGTTCGGAGTGCGAAAAAGAGACTATTTCGGAGCATCTGGATGGCTCGGGGTTGAGAAGACAGAACATCGCGTTGATATCTAAAATACGCGCGGAGAGATACGCCTCCAGCATAAAGAACAATGACTCGTCCAGCGAATGCAACGATCCTTTGGCTAAATTCTGTTGTCAGAAACCGATTCCTATATACAATGTTATTTCGAGAACTCTGAAGCACCAGGCGGTAACAAAAATGATAGAGCCTTGCACCTCGAATTGTCCCGCGGAGCCTGGAACGTCCTCCTCGAAGATATACGGCACTCAAAGCAAAGAGGAATTGAACGTACCGAACGATGTCGtgaacagtaaaaaaaaaagtttaggAGTAGAAGTCTGCGTGACTTTgggcgacgacgacgagagAATGGGAAGCGCCGAGAGCGCTGGAAGCCACGACAGCATCAATCAGGAAATTCATCATTTCAAGCCTATCAAGGCTATGCCGAGAACGCCGTTGAAAACATCCACAG ATGGGAGACAAATAGATCCGAAATTAATTAGAGTCGTTCCTGTCCTTAAAAGGATATCCAATGTTATACCTAAACCTCCGTCGCAGGCACGCTTGAAACGAATTATCGGATGCTCGTGGAGCGCTTTTCGAG gtaaaacaaagcaGAGCTCCAAGGAGAAAGAGGCGCACAAGGAAGACGCGAAAGGGATCGAACAAAAACCATCGACGTCCTATAACCAGTCTCAGCTCGTCCCAAGCAAACTAACGAAATCCCAAACGCACGACAGCATACGTAAGATCGACTTCGTTTCAGATCCGTCGTTCGAACCTAATAAGAGTTACGCGAAGGGCAcgaatagaataattaatgGTACTAAAGTCAGTAAAAAGTTGACGTTAGACGAGCACATGGACGTCGAGAAGATACAGAAATCGTGGAAACCGCACGTGAGGAACGGAATGGTGTGCAAATCAAAACGACAGAGGAACTTGTGGATCAAAAAAGACGCAAGAGGTGCGTCGAAATACGTGGACGACACCGAGGCGAGAAATTCAACTTCGTCGTCCGCCTCTGTGAAGATGAGTTCACCCTGCGACGAGGAGTTTGAGATGCCGGAAGAGGACGTAACGATGGAGAACATCGCTGAGAGAATAAAGAGGCGGAAGGtgaatgataaaaagaaaggTAGAACGTCTTCCTTAAATTTGGAACCGGAGGTCGTTGCGAAGAGGACTACGAGGAAGCGATTGTGCAGGAAGGAGGAGCTCGAGTACAAGATGACCGACGACGTCACGGTGCAGAAGAGGAGTAGAACTAAGTTTACCAGAATCGCCTTATCGAAATCGAAGCAGCGACGAGCGTGTCGAGCGAAACAGTCCAGTACGGAAAGTTCCGAGAAAAGCGACGCCTCCGTGGGCTCGACGTGCAATATCGCCAGAAAGGCAACGCGTAAATCGAGACGCGCAAACAGTTCTTCCGTAAACAGCGAACAGGATAATAATTACAACTCGTCCGAGTCTTGCAGCGAAACGCAGGAATGCGTCACGGAGAACAACAACACCACCGAGTTGGAAATGAATCTGCAGAAAGGCGCGCTCACGGACGAGGAGATCATCAAGGAACAGGAACGAATGGAGCGGCTGGTTATACAAGAGAAAGAGGATTTCGAGCTGGCGCAGAGATTGCAAGCGAAGTTCGACGAAATGGAAAGAATAGCTGGTCGCACCAGGCGTTCGAAAAAGGCGATCGAGAGCGAAACGGTCGAGTTGGACTTGTACAAAATCAACGTTGGGAGGAGTGTACAGAAAGCAATGGATCCGCATACTGCCAAACCGTCGATTCTGAATCATACTGTCACCACCGAGGCTAAGAAGCGCGGTAGACCTCCGAAGcgtgtgaaataa